Within Mustela nigripes isolate SB6536 chromosome 3, MUSNIG.SB6536, whole genome shotgun sequence, the genomic segment CAGAAGAGGCAGCCCCTGCGCCCAGGGCAGAAAGGAATCCAGAAGCAGCGAAGATCGATGTCCCGCCGGGGATTCCCACGGCCACAACCACTGCCCTCTGCGGCCTTCGTCCCCCACCCCTCGCCACGGGAGGGCTAAGGGCTCACCCCCGAGGCGGCGAGGCCGGGAGCCGAGGACCCCGGGGGCCCGGGGCGAGGGAGCGGCGTGCTAGAGGCAAGCTCCCCGCCTGGGAGTCTGAAACGCTCCCACCGGACCGGGAGGAAGGGGCGCCAGCCCGCCCGGGGCGCGGCCGGCGAAGGTGGGCCCCGTCCCCGCCCCCACACGCCCGCCAAGCGTCGCCGGGCTGCCCGGCGATGACGCGCGCCCCGCGTGGGGACGAGAAGGACCAGCCGGGCGGGCTAGCAACAcctccctggggctgggctccGGGCCCGTCGTGGGGGGCCTGCCAGCCCCGCCCAGGCCTGAAGTCCGACCCTgcccggggccccccccccccccccggaatgccggccccgcgcccgcccgcAGGAGCCCCCACTCCggccctgctcctgctccccagcGCGCCGGAGCGCCAGCTCTGCGCCGCCCGCCCCTTTGCCCCCAGCTCGCCCTGCGCCCCTAGCCCGCTGGAACCCCGACTCCgcccctgctccccccgcccGCTGGAGCCCCGACTCCgcccctgctccccccgcccGCTGGAGCCCCGACTCCGNNNNNNNNNNCCCCTGCTTCCCCCGCCCGCGCGAGCGCCGACTCCGCCCGCTgtcccccgcccgccgccgcggCCACGAGTCCGGGGCTTTCGTGCGCTTGGGCGCCAGGCTTGGGGAGCTCGGCGAGGCCGTGGACCTGCGTCTGCCCCACGTAAGTCGGCCGGGTCCGGACcggggaggggggacggggaCGACCCCCTTGGCGCCGGGCAGGGCGGAGAGGAGCGGCGAGCGGGGTGCCGGGAACGCCGCGGGGGGGTCTggaggaggctgggaggctgggcttACGCGTGGGCCCGGCGCTCGGGGGCTGAGCCTCcactcccatcccccagccctcccagcccTTCCGAACAGTGCCCAAGATCGGGGCTGGAGCGGGCACACACCAGCAGCAGGCGCCCTCCCTGGCTGGGTGACCCAGAGCCGCGCAGGCTGGGGGCCATCACCCGACTCTAGGTTCGCCTTCACCTCTCCCGTGGGGACTGGAGAGGGGCAGCGTTGCTAACTCGAGAAGGGGGCTGGGATCTCGGCGGTCCGGCAGGATGGGAAGAATTAAGGGCCCATCCTGGTGGACCGACTACCCTGGGGACTGGAGCCTACCCTGGCAAAGGGGTGAAACCTAGTTTGCCAAAGATTATGCAAGCGTATGAGGTGCCTAGGAACGTCGGTCCCCAAAGCCCCCGCTCCCTGGCCCCTGCTGAGCCACCTTTGATCTTCAGGACAAGGACTTGTTCCTACCTCTGTAGTGGCCCCCAGTCCCTGCATGCCTGGCTTTGTCAGAAATCAGCCCCGTGAGCCTGGGGGAGGAGTGGGCAGTTCCGATCCCAGATGGCACTGTCCCCTCAGGGCTCCCATTGCCTAACCTGCTCGTGTCCATCCACTCCAGCCCGTGCCTCGACTCAGCCCAGTGCGGCCTGTTTGGTTGCATGCCTGGCCGGGGACAGTGGGGACACCAGATGTGACTGGTGGCTGTGCATACCAGAGCTTCCTGGAGAACAGCTCAGAGCTTCCCCAGATCCAAACCTCACATTCTAGGAGAGGAAGCTGGGGCTCCTTTCTCCGGCGCTGTCCGCATCTGGAGATGGGCTCAGCCCTGAACTCGGGCATCCGAAGCTCCTGTCCCAGACCCCAAGGTGTTAACCCCGGGCCCAAAACTGGGCGGGGGAAGCCTGTTCTCTCCCTGGCATTCCTCTTCCCAGTGCCTGGGACCCAGGTTCCTGGGCCCAGAATGCCCTCCCACCGCCCATGGCTGTCCCCCAGGAAGGCACCAGACTGCTCCTCCCACACCTTGCCTCCTGCAGAACAGGGAACCAGAgccccagctgctccccctggGGCTTCCACCACCAACGGCCACTGGTTTCTGCCTGGGAGAGGGTCCCAATGGAGGGCACTAGGCAGCCTCCATAGACAGATCTCCCTGGCTGAACCTCGCTGAACCTATGTTTCAGGCAGGAAATGGAGGAATAGCAGATTTTACAGGCTCGCTGTCGTCAGCGCTGAATCATACAGAGCGGGAAGCGCCCCTAGCCTCCGCAACACTGAAGCTGCTGGAGGCAGGTGCCCAGTGCCCAGCCGGCCCCTGAGTCCTCACGGCAGGAACGGAAAGTTCTGGATGTGGGCTGGCTAATATTCCTGGTCACCATCTTTCCCCCCCGCCCTCCCAGCATCACCAACCAGCAAGGGCCAGTCTCTTGGCCTTCCTTTTTGTGTGGTCCGGAGATCTGTCATGATTCCCCAGCCCGCCCCAGCCGCAAGCCCCtcgggctggggcaggggtctcagcggggagtgtgcccTGAGCGAGGTGGGCGGGAATGGAGCAGGAGGACCCTCCGTGTGCTGGTTGTGTGGCTGCCGGAAgacagcccaccccaccccactgtctGTCAAACGGAGGGCAGCGTGGCTCCCAGGGCCCGGGGCTCCGGTATCTCCTCCCAAGGGGCAGCTGTGTCCCCCACCGAGCTGTTGTCTAAGCAGGACCCGTATCTTTGGCTTTGTGAGAGCCCAGACTGGACACCCATCTCCTCCGGAATGAAGGTCTTCCTACCCGTGCTACTGGCtgccctgctgggtgtggagcgaGGTGagatgcccccccaccccgggctccgGGCCCTGGCTTTGCGTGAGccctgctgccctctctcccAAGTGGTGCCCAGCAGCGCCCAGGGGACCTTCAGGCCCGCTCCCACGTGACCTGTTCCAGACGGCCCCACGGCGCTCTGCTGGGGGCCCTCTGCCCCAGCAGAGTGGGTCACTCCTCACTGCTCCCCTGGAGGCCTCGGGTCGGCCCCTGACACTCCCTGCTGTGCATTTGGACCCGCGGCCTGGGTCTGGAGTGTGATGATTGCTCGATTAACACCCACCAAGGACTGGGGGTTGCGGACTGGCAGGGgacacggggcgggggggggcaccGCTGGGAGGCCCCCCAGGGCCCGAGACAGGTGTCACGTGCCGCGCCTCCCTTCCTCCGCAGCCTGCTCCCTGGTGTGCTTCTCGTGCACGAATCAGAACAGTAACTTCTACTGCCTGAAGCCGACCGTGTGCTCGGACTCGGACAACTACTGCGTCACGGTGTCCGCCTCTGCCGGCCTCGGTGAGCGCCGCCCGCCGCCTCTGCCCGCGGCCCAGGCCCCTGCCCCCCACGCCGGCCCTCACCGCCTTGTCTTCCTGCGCAGGGAAACTGGTGGACTTCGGCCATACCCTGAACAAGGGCTGCTCCCCgatctgccccagccccagcgtCAACCTCGGCGTGGCGTCCATCGGCACCTACTGCTGCCAGAGCTTCCTGTGTAACATCAGCACGGCCGGCCGGGGGCTGCGCGCCAGCGCCGCGGTGCTGGGcctcgggctcctgctcagcctgCTGTCCGCCCTGCAGCGGCTCGGGCCCTGACTGCGGCCGCCCGGCAGCCGACCCGGACTCCCCCAGCTCAGGAAGGAAGGCCCGGCCCCTCGCAGACCCCCCAAACCATACGGaagcctcttcctcttcctccgaCCCCTCACCCCGCTCGatcccagcccctgcctctcgAACCTCCCCTCCCCTGAGAGGCGCCCGCAGCGCTCACTCCCCAGGCGGCCGGCCTTGCGACCTTCCTAAGGGAACCTGGGAAGGGCTGAGGGCTGGGGACACACTGGGAGCGGCACGTCTGTCCCCAGCTGGGTTGGGAGCTGTGCTTTGGGCCGCTGCTTCCGAGAAGGCCTGTTGTCACGTCCGAGGACGGTGTTGTCTCAGAGGATGGCCTAGCGCAGTGGCGCGGACGGGGCCTGGGTGCACCCTGGGCATGCATGCGGGTGTGCAGGACAgtcagggttgggggggaggggtcaggAGTCCACGTTAGCCGCGGAGCTCCCCAGCCCCAACACCGAAGCTGCTTTTCTNNNNNNNNNNNNNNNNNNNNNNNNNNNNNNNNNNNNNNNNNNNNNNNNNNNNNNNNNNNNNNNNNNNNNNNNNNNNNNNNNNNNNNNNNNNNNNNNNNNNNNNNNNNNNNNNNNNNNNNNNNNNNNNNNNNNNNNNNNNNNNNNNNNNNNNNNNNNN encodes:
- the LY6E gene encoding lymphocyte antigen 6E; amino-acid sequence: MKVFLPVLLAALLGVERACSLVCFSCTNQNSNFYCLKPTVCSDSDNYCVTVSASAGLGKLVDFGHTLNKGCSPICPSPSVNLGVASIGTYCCQSFLCNISTAGRGLRASAAVLGLGLLLSLLSALQRLGP